The following are encoded in a window of Mycobacterium vicinigordonae genomic DNA:
- a CDS encoding class I adenylate-forming enzyme family protein, producing MSVSLLLEMALSGNPDRTAVVSEDLRLTTGQLSDLADGGAGVIAASGARHVVYIGTGGAMLPLLIFATARAGLAFTPINYRLSADGIQALIDRLPDPLVIADERYRDMLGERNKRVLLSGEFLAAAKAAEPAAEFPDPDAVGVVLFTSGTTSAPKAVELTHNNLTSYVTGTVEFDSAAPEDAALICVPPYHIAGVGAALSNLYAGRKMVYLPNFDAHEWVRLAKSERVTTATVVPTMLDRIVTVLEDGGHQLPALRNLAYGGSKVSLPLVRRALELLPGVGFVNAYGLTETSSTIAVLTPDDHREALSATDAAAIRRLGSVGRPVPGIEIQIRDEDGNVLGPGQTGELFVRGEQVSGRYTGIGSVLDANGWFPTKDIAMLDEDGYLFIGGRSDDTIIRGGENIAPAELEEVLVEHPHVRDVAVVGVEDAQWGQAIVAVVVPRGGVEPDPEELREFVRKSLRGSRTPDRVVFRDELPTTPTGKILRREIIEELAGTQS from the coding sequence ATGAGTGTTTCGCTGCTTCTCGAGATGGCCCTGTCGGGCAATCCGGACCGCACCGCCGTCGTCTCCGAGGATCTTCGGCTGACCACTGGGCAGCTCAGCGACCTCGCCGACGGTGGCGCCGGGGTGATCGCCGCGTCGGGTGCCCGGCACGTCGTGTACATCGGCACTGGCGGCGCCATGCTGCCGCTGCTCATCTTTGCCACCGCCCGTGCCGGGCTGGCCTTCACCCCGATCAATTACCGGTTGTCCGCCGACGGCATCCAGGCGCTGATCGACCGGCTGCCGGACCCGCTGGTGATCGCAGACGAGCGATACCGGGACATGCTGGGCGAGCGCAACAAGCGCGTGCTGCTCTCCGGCGAGTTTCTGGCCGCCGCAAAGGCCGCCGAGCCTGCCGCCGAGTTCCCCGACCCGGACGCGGTCGGGGTCGTGCTGTTTACCTCGGGCACCACTTCGGCGCCTAAGGCCGTCGAACTCACCCACAACAACCTGACCAGCTATGTCACCGGGACCGTCGAATTCGATTCCGCCGCACCCGAAGACGCCGCGCTGATCTGCGTGCCGCCCTACCACATCGCTGGGGTCGGCGCCGCATTGTCCAACCTGTACGCCGGCCGGAAGATGGTGTATCTCCCCAACTTCGACGCACACGAGTGGGTGCGGCTGGCCAAGTCCGAGCGAGTCACCACCGCAACCGTGGTGCCCACCATGCTGGACCGCATCGTCACCGTGCTCGAGGACGGCGGGCACCAGCTGCCGGCACTGCGCAACCTGGCCTACGGCGGGTCGAAGGTGAGTCTGCCGCTGGTCCGGCGCGCCCTGGAACTGTTGCCGGGCGTGGGATTCGTCAACGCCTACGGGTTGACCGAGACCAGCTCGACGATCGCCGTGCTCACCCCTGACGATCACCGCGAGGCGCTGTCGGCTACTGATGCAGCCGCCATCCGGCGGCTGGGATCGGTGGGACGGCCGGTGCCCGGCATCGAGATCCAGATCCGTGACGAGGACGGCAACGTGCTCGGGCCCGGGCAGACCGGCGAGCTGTTCGTGCGCGGCGAGCAGGTGTCGGGTCGCTACACCGGAATCGGTTCGGTACTCGACGCGAACGGCTGGTTCCCCACCAAGGACATCGCCATGCTCGACGAGGACGGCTACCTGTTTATCGGTGGCCGCAGCGACGACACCATCATCCGCGGCGGCGAGAACATTGCGCCCGCCGAGCTTGAGGAGGTGCTGGTCGAGCACCCGCACGTGCGCGATGTCGCTGTGGTGGGCGTCGAGGACGCGCAGTGGGGTCAGGCGATTGTCGCGGTGGTGGTACCGCGCGGGGGCGTCGAGCCCGACCCGGAGGAGTTGCGGGAGTTCGTCCGGAAGAGTTTGCGGGGGTCGCGCACGCCGGACCGAGTGGTGTTTCGCGACGAGCTGCCAACGACCCCCACCGGCAAGATCCTTCGCCGGGAGATCATCGAAGAGTTAGCAGGGACACAATCATGA
- a CDS encoding PE family protein, which produces MSDLFVFPEVLSTAARDLTDIGSAIGQANSAAKLATTQVLAAAEDEVSTAAAALFGSHALDYQALSARAAAFHQQFVQALNASGAAYAGAEAVNAAATANPWQVIQQQILNVINAPTQLLLQRPLIGNGTDGAPGTGQNGGAGGLLFGNGGNGGTGAPNQSGGNGGAAGLIGNGGNGGAGGILSTVGRADGGRGGTGGLLFGNGGNGGAGGPWIAAAAGAAASGGAGGDAIGLFGSGGTGGGGGTNSDAISGGVGGSGGQGGHGGVIYGHGGAGGAAGVGTVGNVGGNGGAGGMLIGAGGAGGTGSVDQHGGSGGSAGLIGNGGAGGTGGASHFFGVHAGDGGTGGTGGRLFGDGGAGGAGGQQSYNQAGGAGGAGGNAIGLFGNGGHGGIGGQSINSRGGIGGTGGHALGLFGNGGDAGNGGSGATSGGGGGRGGNSALIGSGGAGGDVGSARVTGAPFPLSRAGDGGNAQLLGNGGTGGNAYFTTDIAGQGGIGGLLLGLPGANGLPGNV; this is translated from the coding sequence ATTTCTGATTTGTTCGTGTTTCCGGAAGTATTGTCAACGGCGGCAAGGGATCTGACCGATATCGGGTCGGCGATCGGCCAAGCCAACTCGGCTGCGAAACTAGCCACGACACAAGTCCTGGCCGCCGCCGAAGACGAGGTGTCAACAGCCGCGGCGGCACTGTTCGGGTCGCATGCCCTGGACTATCAAGCCCTTAGCGCCCGGGCGGCGGCGTTTCATCAGCAATTCGTGCAGGCCCTGAACGCCAGCGGGGCAGCCTATGCCGGCGCCGAGGCAGTCAACGCCGCAGCCACGGCCAACCCGTGGCAGGTCATACAGCAACAGATCCTCAACGTCATCAACGCCCCCACCCAACTGCTGCTACAGCGGCCGTTGATTGGCAACGGCACCGACGGCGCGCCAGGAACCGGGCAAAACGGTGGCGCCGGCGGGTTGCTATTCGGCAATGGCGGTAACGGCGGGACAGGCGCACCAAACCAGTCGGGCGGCAACGGCGGGGCGGCCGGGCTGATCGGTAACGGCGGCAACGGTGGCGCAGGCGGAATCTTATCCACAGTCGGCAGGGCCGACGGAGGCCGCGGCGGAACCGGAGGACTGTTGTTTGGCAACGGCGGTAACGGCGGCGCCGGAGGTCCCTGGATCGCCGCTGCTGCCGGCGCCGCCGCGTCCGGCGGCGCCGGGGGCGACGCGATTGGATTATTCGGCAGCGGCGGCACCGGCGGTGGAGGCGGGACAAACAGCGACGCAATCAGTGGCGGTGTCGGAGGCTCCGGAGGGCAGGGCGGCCACGGCGGCGTGATCTACGGCCACGGCGGCGCTGGGGGCGCCGCGGGCGTAGGCACGGTAGGAAACGTCGGAGGCAACGGTGGCGCCGGCGGCATGCTGATCGGCGCCGGCGGCGCCGGCGGTACCGGCAGCGTCGACCAGCACGGCGGCAGCGGCGGTAGCGCCGGGCTGATCGGAAACGGCGGTGCCGGCGGGACGGGCGGAGCGTCCCACTTCTTCGGTGTGCATGCCGGAGACGGCGGCACCGGCGGAACCGGTGGTCGGCTGTTCGGCGACGGCGGTGCTGGTGGCGCTGGCGGACAGCAGTCCTATAACCAAGCAGGTGGTGCCGGCGGTGCTGGCGGCAATGCGATAGGCCTGTTCGGCAATGGCGGGCATGGTGGCATCGGCGGGCAATCAATCAACAGTCGAGGCGGCATCGGCGGTACGGGCGGTCACGCCCTGGGGCTGTTCGGCAACGGCGGCGACGCCGGCAATGGGGGATCGGGCGCGACATCAGGCGGCGGCGGCGGCCGCGGCGGAAACTCCGCTTTGATCGGCAGTGGCGGTGCCGGCGGGGACGTTGGAAGCGCCCGCGTGACAGGCGCTCCGTTTCCCCTGTCCAGAGCTGGAGATGGCGGCAACGCCCAGCTCCTCGGCAACGGCGGTACCGGTGGCAACGCCTATTTCACAACCGACATTGCCGGACAAGGCGGCATCGGCGGTCTGTTGCTCGGGCTGCCCGGGGCAAACGGTCTGCCAGGCAACGTCTAG
- a CDS encoding PE family protein: MSYVVAATDLLEVAASDLAGINTVLAEAASAAAVPTTGVIPAAADEVSQALAALFGNFGRQYQLMSAQAQTFHAQFVAMMNSGAGAYVSAELANAGQAIANAVVAPVQSLLAGGLSGGGSAGSAAGGGSGLLGGLLGGTTGVSAMDGVLGGLTGGSGGLTGISAGLGGIGTSVGGLLGGVTPSTGGLTGITAGLGATIGNAVSGLTGAGTSLGGLLGGGTGLGGLLGGSTGLGGLLGGLTGGTGNIGSLLGNLSGGLNGVVTSIGGALSSLGNIGSVTGFLNSVPGLLGTINNLGALGANLQNTLASLLPGLPTSLAGLENSLSGLVNSLFPNLVNVNFGNMGPVFTGLFGPYEQLFYNTVTNLQALGADWLANPFPFLRQFVANQIGYGQTILTALQTGNYAPVSAIPGKIATNFGNVVHTVTDISVKSTVDVLTSGGAPLAINNMIGLPLVAGAAVIGPPAAAFQAAQGAATAFMSAVQAGDGAGAFAAAFGFPATVLDGFLNGHAVFPYSLNLGQITWPVSNLLGIPLNALVNVTAVANLPLDGLLVQPGYYPLSVTLTTLANPLVPPIGLNVGAGGTPFSGLLQLLINYTPQQLAVAVGAPTSPPPFISIPLPF; encoded by the coding sequence ATGTCCTACGTTGTCGCGGCAACGGATCTGCTGGAAGTGGCAGCATCGGATTTAGCCGGCATCAACACTGTCTTGGCAGAAGCGGCATCGGCGGCAGCGGTGCCCACGACGGGTGTGATACCAGCTGCTGCCGACGAAGTTTCGCAGGCGTTGGCCGCCCTGTTCGGAAATTTCGGCCGGCAATACCAGCTGATGAGTGCGCAGGCGCAGACGTTCCACGCGCAGTTTGTGGCGATGATGAACTCCGGCGCGGGCGCGTATGTCTCCGCCGAGCTAGCCAATGCCGGGCAGGCGATCGCCAATGCGGTCGTTGCCCCGGTGCAGTCGCTGCTCGCCGGCGGCCTCTCGGGAGGCGGCTCCGCGGGGTCGGCCGCAGGCGGCGGCAGCGGCTTGCTGGGCGGGTTACTCGGCGGCACGACCGGTGTCAGCGCGATGGACGGCGTTCTCGGCGGGTTGACCGGGGGCAGCGGAGGTTTGACGGGGATCAGCGCCGGACTCGGCGGTATCGGCACTTCGGTCGGAGGCCTGTTGGGCGGCGTGACCCCGAGCACTGGCGGGCTGACCGGCATCACCGCCGGCCTCGGCGCCACCATCGGCAACGCCGTCAGCGGGTTGACCGGCGCCGGCACGAGTCTGGGTGGTCTACTCGGCGGCGGCACTGGCCTGGGTGGTCTACTCGGCGGCAGCACTGGCCTGGGTGGGCTGCTCGGCGGGTTGACCGGCGGCACCGGCAACATCGGCTCGTTGCTCGGCAACCTAAGTGGCGGCTTGAACGGCGTCGTCACCTCGATCGGCGGTGCGCTGAGCTCGCTGGGCAACATCGGATCGGTGACCGGGTTTTTGAACTCAGTCCCTGGCCTGCTGGGCACGATCAACAACCTGGGTGCGCTGGGGGCGAACCTGCAGAACACACTGGCCAGCCTGCTGCCCGGATTGCCGACTTCCCTTGCGGGCTTGGAGAATTCGCTGTCGGGCCTGGTGAATTCGCTGTTCCCGAACCTGGTCAACGTCAATTTTGGCAACATGGGCCCGGTGTTCACCGGCCTTTTCGGCCCGTACGAGCAACTGTTCTACAACACCGTCACCAACCTGCAAGCTCTGGGCGCCGACTGGCTGGCCAACCCTTTCCCATTCCTGCGTCAGTTCGTGGCCAACCAGATTGGCTACGGGCAGACCATCCTGACCGCTCTGCAGACCGGGAACTACGCGCCGGTGTCGGCGATACCGGGCAAGATCGCGACGAACTTCGGCAACGTGGTGCACACTGTGACCGACATTTCCGTCAAGTCGACCGTGGATGTGCTGACCAGTGGTGGCGCGCCGCTGGCCATCAACAACATGATCGGATTGCCGTTGGTGGCGGGCGCAGCAGTGATCGGGCCGCCGGCCGCCGCGTTCCAGGCGGCCCAGGGCGCGGCCACAGCCTTCATGAGTGCGGTGCAGGCCGGCGACGGTGCGGGCGCCTTCGCCGCTGCCTTCGGTTTCCCTGCCACCGTCCTGGACGGCTTCCTCAACGGTCACGCGGTGTTCCCGTACTCGCTGAATTTGGGGCAGATCACCTGGCCGGTATCAAACCTGCTCGGGATACCTCTCAATGCGCTGGTGAACGTCACCGCCGTCGCAAATCTCCCGCTGGACGGGTTGCTCGTCCAACCTGGCTACTACCCGTTGTCGGTGACGCTGACCACCCTGGCGAATCCACTCGTTCCGCCGATTGGCCTAAACGTCGGTGCCGGCGGCACGCCCTTCAGCGGGCTGCTTCAGTTGCTGATCAACTACACGCCGCAGCAATTGGCCGTGGCGGTCGGCGCGCCCACCTCGCCACCGCCGTTCATTTCGATCCCGCTGCCATTCTGA
- a CDS encoding TetR/AcrR family transcriptional regulator, translating to MTPVPTKRGGTRDKMLVSAAQVMRERGAAGVTIDSVLARSGAPRGSVYYHFPDGRNQILAEALRYSGDSITAVIDRAADRGARVLLREFVRHWEHQLTEGDFTAGCPVAAAALGSADDELELKTAAGDILGRWCAAMARAFVADGFEERDATSLAVTSIAALEGAIMLCRSTRSTAPLRDVGDQLEFLVKAREFVARKAD from the coding sequence ATGACGCCCGTCCCCACCAAACGCGGTGGCACCAGGGACAAAATGTTGGTCAGCGCCGCCCAGGTGATGCGCGAACGTGGCGCCGCCGGGGTCACCATCGACTCGGTGCTCGCCCGCAGCGGTGCCCCGCGCGGATCGGTCTACTACCACTTCCCCGACGGCCGCAACCAGATCCTCGCCGAGGCGCTGCGCTACTCCGGCGACTCGATCACCGCGGTCATCGACCGGGCCGCCGACCGCGGCGCGCGAGTGTTGCTGCGCGAGTTCGTCAGACATTGGGAACACCAACTGACCGAAGGCGACTTCACCGCCGGTTGCCCAGTCGCGGCGGCCGCACTGGGCTCGGCGGACGACGAACTCGAACTCAAGACCGCGGCAGGCGACATCCTGGGCCGGTGGTGCGCGGCGATGGCCCGCGCGTTCGTCGCCGACGGCTTCGAGGAGCGCGACGCGACGTCACTGGCGGTGACGTCGATCGCCGCGCTGGAGGGCGCCATCATGCTGTGCCGCTCCACACGCAGCACAGCCCCGTTGCGAGACGTCGGCGACCAGCTCGAATTCCTGGTTAAGGCACGGGAATTCGTGGCCCGCAAAGCGGACTGA
- a CDS encoding crotonase/enoyl-CoA hydratase family protein, which translates to MTTVTLERDGHVLLIGLNRPDKRNSFNREMLAELSRAYALLESDDELRVGVLFAHGDHFTAGLDLLDVAPAIAAGGSVQPDDGRDPFRLDGPWQTPLIAVAHGWCMTLGIELLLAADIRIAALGTRFTQLEVQRGIYPFGGATIRLPREAGWGNAMRWLLTGDEFDATEAYRLGLVQEIADDAATALVRAREIAQTIAERAAPLGVRATLASAQLARTQGEAAAIERLRPAAAELFASADAAEGVQSFVERRRARFSGR; encoded by the coding sequence ATGACCACCGTGACCCTGGAGCGGGACGGCCACGTCCTGCTGATCGGCCTGAACCGGCCGGACAAGCGCAATTCCTTCAACCGCGAGATGCTGGCTGAGCTGTCCCGCGCCTACGCTTTGCTGGAGTCCGACGACGAACTGCGCGTCGGGGTGCTCTTTGCCCACGGCGACCACTTCACCGCCGGTCTTGACTTGCTCGACGTGGCACCTGCCATCGCCGCGGGCGGATCCGTGCAGCCCGACGACGGTCGCGACCCCTTCCGGTTGGACGGCCCCTGGCAGACACCGCTGATCGCCGTCGCGCACGGCTGGTGCATGACGCTGGGTATCGAGCTGCTGCTGGCCGCCGACATCCGCATCGCCGCCCTTGGCACCCGGTTCACCCAGCTTGAGGTGCAGCGCGGGATCTACCCGTTCGGCGGTGCGACCATCCGGTTGCCCCGCGAGGCGGGGTGGGGCAATGCCATGCGCTGGCTGCTGACCGGCGACGAGTTCGACGCCACCGAGGCGTATCGCCTCGGGCTGGTTCAAGAGATTGCCGACGATGCTGCGACCGCGCTGGTGCGGGCCCGGGAGATCGCCCAGACCATCGCCGAACGCGCTGCTCCGCTGGGTGTGCGGGCCACTCTCGCGTCGGCGCAGCTGGCCCGCACGCAGGGTGAAGCCGCGGCGATCGAGCGGCTACGGCCTGCCGCTGCCGAACTTTTTGCCAGCGCCGACGCCGCCGAGGGCGTGCAGTCGTTCGTCGAGCGCCGCCGAGCCCGCTTCTCCGGCCGCTAG
- a CDS encoding aldehyde dehydrogenase: protein MTKSDTTEYDKLFIGGKWVEPSTDQVIEVHCPATGEYVGKVPLAAPADVDAAVAAARAAFDNGPWPTMPPQERAAVLAKAQQLLEERKELFAKLLSDETGQPPMTIETMHWMGSMGAMSFFSGPAVEQVKWREIRNGSYGQTIVHREPIGVVGAIVAWNVPLFLAVNKLGPALLAGCTVVLKPAAETPLTTNALAQVFADAGLPEGVLSVVPGGVETGQALTSNPDVDLFTFTGSSSVGKEIGKRAADMLKPCTLELGGKSAAIVLEDVDLASAVPMMVFSGIMNTGQACVGQTRILAPRSRYDEIVDAVSAFVQALPVGPPSDPAAQIGSLISEKQRERVEGYIAKGIEEGARLVCGGGRPEGLDNGFFVQPTVFADVDNKMTIAQEEIFGPVLSIIAYDTEEDAIKIANDSVYGLAGSVWTSDVPRGIKISEQIRTGTYAINWYAFDPCCPFGGYKNSGIGRENGPEGVEHFTQQKSVLMPMGYTVE from the coding sequence ATGACGAAGAGCGATACAACGGAGTACGACAAACTCTTCATCGGCGGCAAGTGGGTCGAACCGTCGACCGACCAGGTCATCGAGGTGCACTGTCCGGCGACCGGTGAGTACGTCGGCAAGGTCCCGCTGGCCGCGCCCGCCGACGTGGACGCGGCCGTCGCCGCGGCGCGCGCCGCCTTCGACAACGGCCCGTGGCCTACCATGCCGCCGCAGGAACGCGCGGCCGTCCTCGCCAAGGCGCAGCAGCTCCTCGAGGAACGCAAAGAACTGTTCGCCAAGCTGCTCTCCGACGAGACCGGACAGCCGCCGATGACCATCGAGACGATGCACTGGATGGGTTCGATGGGGGCGATGAGCTTCTTCTCCGGCCCCGCCGTCGAGCAGGTCAAGTGGCGCGAGATCCGCAACGGCTCCTACGGGCAGACCATCGTGCACCGCGAACCGATCGGCGTGGTGGGCGCGATCGTGGCCTGGAATGTGCCGCTGTTCCTGGCAGTCAACAAGCTGGGACCGGCGCTGCTGGCCGGCTGCACTGTGGTACTCAAGCCTGCCGCCGAAACACCTTTGACCACCAACGCATTAGCGCAGGTATTCGCCGACGCCGGCCTGCCAGAAGGGGTGCTTTCGGTGGTTCCCGGCGGCGTCGAGACCGGACAGGCGCTTACCTCTAATCCCGATGTCGACCTATTCACCTTCACCGGCAGCTCGTCGGTCGGCAAGGAAATCGGCAAGCGTGCCGCCGACATGCTCAAGCCGTGCACGCTGGAGCTCGGCGGAAAGTCGGCGGCCATCGTGCTCGAGGACGTCGACCTGGCCTCTGCCGTCCCGATGATGGTGTTCTCCGGAATCATGAACACCGGACAAGCCTGCGTCGGGCAGACCCGCATCCTGGCGCCGCGATCGCGCTACGACGAAATCGTGGACGCGGTAAGCGCTTTCGTACAGGCGCTCCCGGTGGGGCCGCCGTCGGACCCGGCCGCCCAGATCGGGTCGCTGATCTCGGAGAAGCAACGCGAACGAGTCGAGGGTTACATCGCCAAGGGTATCGAGGAGGGGGCGCGGCTGGTCTGCGGCGGCGGCCGTCCCGAGGGCCTGGACAACGGATTCTTCGTGCAGCCAACGGTTTTCGCCGATGTCGACAACAAGATGACGATCGCCCAGGAGGAGATCTTCGGGCCGGTTTTGAGCATCATCGCCTACGACACCGAAGAGGACGCGATCAAGATCGCCAACGACTCGGTGTACGGGCTGGCCGGCAGCGTGTGGACCTCCGACGTGCCGCGCGGCATCAAGATCTCCGAGCAGATCCGCACTGGGACCTACGCCATCAACTGGTATGCCTTCGACCCGTGCTGCCCGTTCGGCGGGTACAAGAACTCCGGCATCGGCCGCGAGAACGGACCCGAGGGCGTCGAGCACTTCACCCAGCAGAAGAGCGTGCTGATGCCGATGGGTTACACGGTCGAGTAG
- a CDS encoding class I SAM-dependent methyltransferase, translated as MPVTDVFARRATLRRSVRLLWKFRYEQPDPARFYGALAADTVALIGDLWLAVTGRDLAGTSLLDVGGGPGYFASAFNDAGVRYLGVEPDPGEMHAAEHTFVGGAGTFVRASGMALPFADDAVDICLSSNVAEHVPRPWQLGNEMLRVTRPGGLVVLSYTVWLGPFGGHEMGLTHYLGGARAAARYARKHGHPAKNDYGSSLFAVSVADGLDWAASTGALIATFPRYHPRWAWPVTSVPLLREFLVSNLVLVLSPR; from the coding sequence ATGCCGGTCACCGACGTCTTCGCGCGGCGGGCGACGCTGCGCCGGTCGGTGCGGTTGCTCTGGAAATTCCGCTACGAACAGCCCGACCCAGCGCGGTTCTACGGTGCGCTGGCCGCCGACACCGTCGCCCTGATCGGGGACCTGTGGCTAGCCGTCACCGGGCGAGACCTGGCCGGGACCAGCCTGCTCGACGTCGGCGGCGGACCCGGCTACTTCGCTTCCGCGTTCAACGACGCCGGCGTCCGCTACCTCGGCGTGGAGCCCGACCCCGGCGAAATGCACGCCGCCGAGCACACTTTCGTTGGCGGGGCCGGCACGTTTGTCCGCGCGTCGGGGATGGCGCTGCCGTTCGCCGACGACGCCGTCGACATCTGCCTGTCGTCCAATGTGGCCGAACATGTGCCGCGGCCCTGGCAGCTGGGTAACGAGATGCTGCGGGTGACCAGGCCGGGCGGACTGGTGGTGTTGTCCTACACCGTGTGGCTGGGTCCGTTCGGCGGGCACGAAATGGGCCTGACGCACTACCTCGGAGGCGCCCGGGCGGCCGCCAGGTATGCCCGCAAACACGGCCATCCAGCGAAAAACGACTACGGGTCGTCGTTGTTCGCGGTGTCCGTCGCGGACGGCTTGGACTGGGCCGCCAGCACCGGTGCGTTGATCGCGACTTTCCCTCGGTACCACCCGCGATGGGCGTGGCCGGTGACATCGGTACCGCTGCTGCGCGAATTCCTGGTGAGCAATCTGGTGCTGGTCCTGTCGCCGCGATAA
- a CDS encoding glycosyltransferase family 4 protein, producing MSDLRSVLLLCWRDTGHPQGGGSETYLQRIGAQLAAQGVAVTLRTARYPGASRTEVVDGVQISRAGGRYSVYIWALLAMGLARIGLGSLRHTRPDVVVDTQNGLPFLARLAYGRRSVVLVHHCHREQWPVAGPVLSRVGWFVESFLSPRLHRHNQYVTVSLPSARDLVALGVDSERIAVVRNGLDEAPAQTLSAPPTTQPRVVVLSRLVPHKQIEDALETVAELRARIPGLHLDVVGDGWWRQRLVDYVHKLGISDAVTFHGHVDDVTKHHVLQSAWVQLLPSRKEGWGLAVVEAGQHGVPTVGYRSSGGLSDSIIDAVTGILVDNRAELVDRLEELLSDQVLRDQLGAKAQARSGEFSWGQSADAMRAVLEKVQAGERVSGLV from the coding sequence ATGTCTGACCTGCGCTCCGTCCTGTTGCTGTGCTGGCGCGATACCGGCCACCCGCAGGGCGGCGGCAGTGAGACCTACCTGCAGCGCATCGGCGCGCAGCTGGCGGCCCAAGGCGTCGCCGTCACGCTGCGCACCGCCCGCTACCCGGGCGCATCCCGTACCGAGGTGGTCGACGGCGTGCAGATCAGCCGCGCCGGCGGTCGCTACTCGGTCTACATCTGGGCGTTGCTGGCCATGGGGCTGGCACGCATAGGCCTGGGATCGCTGCGGCACACAAGGCCCGACGTCGTGGTCGACACCCAGAACGGCCTGCCGTTCCTGGCCCGGCTGGCGTACGGACGCCGGTCGGTGGTCCTGGTGCATCACTGTCACCGCGAGCAGTGGCCGGTGGCCGGCCCGGTGCTGTCCCGGGTGGGCTGGTTCGTCGAGTCCTTCCTGTCGCCGCGGCTGCACCGGCACAACCAGTACGTGACGGTGTCGCTGCCGTCAGCGCGGGACCTGGTGGCGCTCGGCGTGGACAGCGAGCGGATCGCGGTGGTGCGCAACGGGCTCGACGAGGCGCCCGCCCAGACGTTGTCGGCGCCCCCGACGACCCAGCCGCGGGTGGTGGTGCTGTCGCGGCTGGTGCCGCACAAGCAAATCGAGGACGCGCTGGAGACGGTCGCCGAACTACGGGCCCGGATCCCGGGTCTGCACCTCGACGTCGTCGGCGACGGCTGGTGGCGGCAGCGGCTGGTCGACTACGTGCACAAGCTCGGTATCTCCGACGCCGTCACTTTCCACGGTCACGTCGACGACGTGACCAAACACCATGTGCTGCAAAGCGCCTGGGTGCAGCTGCTTCCGTCCCGTAAGGAGGGCTGGGGGCTGGCGGTGGTCGAGGCCGGCCAGCACGGCGTGCCGACCGTCGGATACCGGTCCTCGGGTGGACTGTCCGACTCGATCATTGATGCGGTGACCGGCATCCTCGTCGATAATCGCGCCGAACTGGTGGACCGGCTCGAAGAGCTGCTAAGCGACCAGGTGCTGCGCGATCAGCTCGGTGCCAAGGCCCAGGCGCGCAGCGGAGAGTTTTCCTGGGGCCAGAGCGCCGACGCGATGCGCGCAGTGCTGGAAAAGGTGCAGGCCGGCGAGCGCGTCAGCGGCCTGGTCTAG